In Cicer arietinum cultivar CDC Frontier isolate Library 1 chromosome 1, Cicar.CDCFrontier_v2.0, whole genome shotgun sequence, one DNA window encodes the following:
- the LOC101503316 gene encoding pentatricopeptide repeat-containing protein At3g25210, mitochondrial — protein MGTPIITRKRLFNLRSLYYSSSLFYSSHSTIPSSTSTSSSSSPSKTPLEKQFETWINHLKPGFTPSDVNRALKAQSDPDLALDIFRWTAQQRSYKHTPLTYLTIIKQLITNRHYHQAETLVEEVIAGACDPTLPLYNSIIRFCCNRKFLFNRSFDVYNKMLISQDCKPNLETYTLLFNSLLRRFNKLPVCYIYLHSVRSLTKQMKASGVIPDTFVLNMIIKAYSKCLELDEAIRVFNEMGLYGCEPNAYTFSYIAKGLCEKGRVNQGLGFYKEMRVKCMVPSTSTYVIIVCSLALERRFEDAIEVMFDMLDNSRSPDHLTYKTVLEGLCREGRVDDAFELLDECKKRDGFMNEKMYKTLFNDLRFVCRD, from the coding sequence atgGGCACACCCATCATCACCAGAAAACGGTTGTTCAATTTACGGTCTCTTTATTATTCGTCATCTCTATTCTACTCGTCACATTCCACCATCCCATCATCGacatcaacatcatcatcatcatcaccatccAAAACCCCACTCGAAAAACAATTCGAAACATGGATCAACCATCTCAAACCCGGTTTCACCCCTTCCGACGTAAACCGGGCCTTAAAAGCCCAATCCGACCCAGATCTCGCCCTCGACATTTTCCGTTGGACAGCCCAACAACGTTCCTACAAACACACCCCTCTCACCTATCTCACCATCATCAAACAACTCATCACCAATCGCCATTACCATCAAGCCGAAACCCTCGTCGAAGAAGTCATCGCCGGCGCGTGTGACCCCACGCTCCCTCTCTACAACTCCATTATCCGCTTCTGTTGCAATCGCAAATTCCTCTTCAACCGTTCCTTCGACGTTTACAACAAAATGTTAATTTCACAGGATTGTAAACCTAATCTCGAAACCTATACTCTATTGTTCAATTCTCTTCTTCGTAGGTTCAATAAATTGCCCGTTTGTTATATCTATTTACACTCTGTTCGTTCTTTAACTAAGCAAATGAAAGCTTCTGGTGTTATACCTGATACTTTTGTCTTGAACATGATTATTAAAGCTTATTCCAAGTGTTTAGAACTTGATGaagcaattagggtttttaatgaaatgGGGTTATATGGTTGTGAACCTAATGCTTATACTTTTAGTTATATTGCTAAGGGTTTGTGTGAGAAAGGGAGGGTGAATCAAGGGTTAGGGTTTTATAAGGAAATGAGAGTGAAGTGTATGGTTCCTAGTACTAGTACTTATGTGATTATTGTTTGTAGTCTTGCTTTGGAAAGGAGATTTGAGGATGCTATTGAAGTTATGTTTGATATGTTGGATAATTCTAGGTCACCTGATCATCTTACTTATAAGACTGTTTTGGAAGGATTGTGTCGAGAAGGGAGAGTCGATGATGCCTTTGAATTGCTTGATGAATGTAAGAAGAGGGATGGTTTTATGAATGAGAAGATGTACAAGACTTTGTTCAATGATTTGCGGTTTGTTTGCAGGGACTAG